In Candidatus Vicinibacter proximus, the following are encoded in one genomic region:
- a CDS encoding T9SS type A sorting domain-containing protein, with the protein MKKNIFLFWLVQLFCTATFTQTIEELRPNLYLEKLSYKEKHREFYTVPKDANLTILDKQNLEGVDEENFVELYLLEDYSEVKIVTHLKRKSVSYLSKIGTTIVTKNRIYIFDLNGHFITSEIIPPAETLPTDNTLLSNFLFLTKENLDDLIAQGFRVDKISDGVHRIGREQQTRLVDENQLYYYDVVKENGVEVISEKHQFYQLGNAYVDCEIQNIKPYLFHSGDKGFWNKIIKRYAYEFYNNRELKNALQRTSVSSGKGLDFVVFNDELNRNWNVSIVDYKPEFSYKMQLLNQAGKLIKEYEIRTNQEKIYSGNLVPGLYYLQLSLNGYKTSRKVLKF; encoded by the coding sequence ATGAAAAAGAACATTTTTTTATTCTGGCTGGTACAACTATTTTGTACAGCCACTTTTACCCAAACTATTGAAGAACTTAGGCCAAATCTGTATCTTGAAAAACTAAGCTACAAGGAAAAACATCGGGAGTTTTATACCGTTCCAAAGGATGCCAACCTTACAATTCTGGATAAACAGAATTTGGAAGGAGTGGATGAAGAAAACTTTGTAGAGCTTTATTTACTGGAAGATTATTCCGAGGTTAAAATTGTTACGCATTTAAAGAGAAAATCAGTTTCCTATTTAAGCAAGATAGGTACTACCATCGTTACAAAAAATAGGATTTATATTTTTGACTTGAATGGGCATTTTATTACGTCTGAGATTATTCCACCTGCGGAAACCTTGCCAACGGATAATACACTTTTGAGTAATTTTCTTTTTCTAACCAAAGAGAATTTAGATGATTTAATTGCTCAGGGTTTCCGTGTCGATAAAATATCAGATGGCGTGCACCGTATAGGCCGAGAGCAACAGACGCGATTGGTGGATGAAAATCAATTATACTATTACGATGTGGTTAAGGAAAATGGGGTTGAAGTGATCTCAGAAAAACACCAGTTTTACCAGCTTGGGAATGCATATGTGGATTGTGAAATTCAGAACATTAAGCCATATTTATTTCACAGTGGCGACAAGGGATTTTGGAATAAAATCATCAAACGTTATGCGTATGAATTTTATAATAACCGTGAGCTTAAGAATGCTTTGCAAAGAACATCCGTATCGAGCGGGAAAGGACTGGATTTTGTGGTATTCAATGATGAGTTGAACAGAAATTGGAATGTTTCAATTGTTGATTATAAACCGGAATTCAGTTATAAAATGCAATTGTTAAATCAGGCAGGGAAACTGATCAAGGAGTATGAAATCAGAACAAATCAGGAAAAAATTTATTCCGGAAACTTGGTTCCAGGACTCTATTATCTTCAATTGAGCCTTAACGGTTATAAGACCAGCAGGAAAGTTTTAAAATTTTAA
- the rfbA gene encoding glucose-1-phosphate thymidylyltransferase RfbA, translated as MKGIILAGGQGTRLYPLTLAMSKQLMPVYDKPMIYYPLSTLMLAGIREILIISTPRDLPQFKSLLGDGSHLGIRLEYQEQLVPNGLAQAFVLGKDFIGKDSVCLILGDNIFYGHKLPELLRESTTPDGGIVFAYPVADPERYGVVEFDENLHAISIEEKPLVPKSNYAVPGIYFYDNEVIHIAENLKPSARGEFEITDVNKTYLERNKLKVGVLGRGVAWLDTGTHESLMQASQFIQVIEERQGLKIGCLEEVAYLMNYIDRVGLAREAEKLKKSIYGEYLLKLLKLTDPKV; from the coding sequence ATGAAAGGAATTATACTTGCAGGCGGACAAGGAACCCGGCTTTATCCACTTACCCTTGCAATGAGCAAACAGTTGATGCCTGTTTACGACAAACCAATGATCTACTACCCCCTGTCCACACTAATGTTGGCAGGAATTCGTGAGATTTTAATTATTTCAACACCCCGGGATCTTCCACAATTCAAATCCCTGCTTGGAGACGGTTCGCATCTCGGAATTCGGTTAGAATACCAGGAGCAATTGGTTCCAAATGGTCTTGCACAAGCTTTTGTATTGGGAAAAGATTTCATCGGCAAGGATTCTGTCTGTCTTATTCTTGGAGACAATATATTTTATGGTCATAAACTTCCTGAATTACTTCGAGAAAGTACAACTCCCGATGGAGGAATTGTTTTTGCCTATCCGGTAGCAGATCCTGAACGCTATGGTGTGGTTGAATTTGATGAAAATCTACACGCCATCAGCATTGAAGAAAAACCTTTAGTGCCAAAATCCAATTACGCGGTTCCTGGAATCTACTTTTATGACAATGAGGTGATCCACATCGCCGAAAACCTAAAACCCTCTGCCCGGGGTGAGTTCGAAATTACCGACGTCAATAAAACCTATCTAGAAAGAAACAAACTTAAAGTCGGGGTTTTGGGCCGTGGGGTTGCATGGTTGGACACAGGTACACATGAATCCCTGATGCAGGCTTCTCAGTTTATTCAGGTAATCGAAGAACGCCAGGGTCTTAAAATCGGATGTTTGGAAGAAGTAGCTTACTTGATGAATTATATAGACCGTGTGGGTCTTGCCAGGGAAGCGGAAAAATTAAAAAAAAGTATCTATGGCGAATATCTGCTTAAATTGCTCAAACTGACAGATCCAAAAGTCTGA
- a CDS encoding PQQ-binding-like beta-propeller repeat protein, protein MKNIWMALMLLTMSCDDDPATISDPPSGGSETTKLKLVWQTLLPKRPETSLSIPPVLYKDKVLVSDAILLSLLNDHIMAFKQDSGQSCWSWDDHYPDRKGEMMNLSQTIMPVYQNIFMYTGSNLHGIDMNTGKSIWSIDVHSRGGHYLEYTRMEELAFFRYVENDETESLVIVNMKNGSERKIYHADFSEDKPGFYPLVLPPAIQINQVGDTLLYFKTGYWSSPKVMSMACYNLTKSEMVWFKEDLEPNTEPNSLATFIKDGLVFTCSSRSIFCFNSENGEIVWKRDFSDKQGGLYMANSNLEFDDQNVYFIIGNGNIFSLNQKTGKENWKTDVPGVALGGIRCIGGKIIFSNRRLYIFDASNGKKLIEYDSSNESKEYFDTYISDPTYDPLTKRIYFSDGYFLQCFQLIE, encoded by the coding sequence ATGAAAAATATTTGGATGGCATTGATGTTGTTGACCATGTCGTGCGATGATGATCCAGCTACTATTTCGGATCCTCCATCAGGAGGATCCGAAACCACCAAACTTAAATTAGTTTGGCAGACTCTACTTCCAAAAAGGCCGGAAACAAGCCTGTCCATTCCACCAGTTTTGTATAAGGATAAAGTATTGGTAAGTGATGCTATTTTGTTGAGTTTGCTTAATGATCATATTATGGCATTTAAACAAGATTCCGGTCAATCATGCTGGAGTTGGGATGATCATTACCCGGATAGAAAGGGAGAAATGATGAATTTGTCCCAAACCATAATGCCAGTTTATCAAAATATATTTATGTATACAGGCAGCAATTTACATGGGATAGATATGAATACTGGTAAGTCCATTTGGTCCATTGATGTACACAGCCGGGGTGGACATTACTTAGAATACACACGAATGGAAGAGCTGGCCTTTTTTAGATATGTGGAAAATGACGAAACAGAAAGTTTAGTCATCGTCAACATGAAGAATGGTTCTGAAAGGAAAATTTACCACGCCGATTTCTCTGAAGATAAACCTGGTTTTTATCCACTGGTGCTTCCACCGGCCATTCAAATTAATCAAGTAGGGGACACCTTGTTGTATTTTAAGACGGGCTATTGGAGTAGTCCGAAAGTAATGAGTATGGCTTGCTACAATTTAACCAAATCAGAAATGGTTTGGTTTAAGGAAGACCTGGAACCAAACACAGAACCCAACTCATTGGCCACCTTTATAAAAGATGGACTTGTATTTACCTGCAGCTCAAGATCCATTTTTTGTTTTAACAGTGAAAATGGAGAGATCGTCTGGAAACGGGACTTTTCAGACAAACAAGGCGGCTTGTACATGGCGAATTCAAATCTTGAATTTGATGATCAAAATGTATATTTTATAATAGGGAATGGCAATATATTTTCTTTGAATCAAAAGACAGGAAAAGAAAATTGGAAGACGGATGTGCCGGGAGTTGCTTTGGGTGGAATCAGATGCATTGGCGGCAAAATCATTTTTTCCAACAGAAGGCTTTACATATTTGATGCATCCAATGGTAAGAAGCTAATTGAATATGATTCATCAAATGAAAGTAAAGAATATTTTGACACCTACATCAGTGACCCAACTTATGATCCATTGACCAAACGAATTTACTTCAGCGATGGTTATTTTCTGCAGTGTTTTCAATTGATTGAGTAA
- a CDS encoding T9SS type A sorting domain-containing protein, with protein sequence MKSCLLFLLFFLNIHRSFAQSLIVNHHSVAEFDSIPEVYKIQAAKLRMLFMDRSVGFNISTYLDCLSTPWSSSLSSCKRYEHKDPLYNSDPKEVRWERVWDRSNWRYEFWPTGCSEDVTCFINFIEPRLDSFDVIGCQFSYLAVTPGARIADPTTGFFGNQTSGNKANTYANFGRLHPDKKLIWWTTSLARGIGTLESESFNAQMRDFASKNNIYLFDVADILSHDPDGRPCFDNRDGVSYQTENYPDDGVDLAAICPHYTTETEGGHLGSASAGGVRVAKAFWVLMAKLAGWKGISTKTKEIKNSGLLIYPNPAANYFYIRNLFSASNDQKITLTIQTLEGKTLMTKVLQNQDQNNETEYRIPLQNIPNGYYLIDLLKDGTHYLHKQVICR encoded by the coding sequence ATGAAAAGCTGCCTACTTTTCCTCCTATTTTTTTTAAATATTCATAGATCATTTGCACAAAGCCTGATCGTGAATCATCATTCTGTAGCAGAGTTTGACAGCATTCCAGAGGTATATAAAATCCAGGCAGCAAAATTACGAATGTTGTTCATGGATCGTTCAGTTGGATTCAATATTTCCACTTATCTGGATTGTCTTTCTACGCCATGGTCGTCCTCACTTTCGTCCTGCAAAAGATATGAGCATAAAGACCCATTGTATAACTCGGACCCTAAGGAGGTACGATGGGAAAGGGTATGGGATAGAAGCAACTGGCGATATGAATTTTGGCCAACCGGCTGCTCGGAAGATGTCACTTGTTTTATAAATTTCATAGAGCCACGACTCGATTCTTTTGATGTGATAGGATGCCAGTTCAGTTATCTTGCAGTAACCCCTGGGGCAAGAATTGCAGATCCTACAACCGGTTTTTTTGGAAACCAGACAAGTGGTAATAAAGCAAACACATACGCCAACTTTGGCAGACTTCATCCGGATAAAAAACTCATTTGGTGGACAACTTCTCTTGCAAGAGGAATTGGAACTTTGGAATCTGAATCATTCAATGCACAAATGCGTGATTTTGCATCAAAAAATAATATTTACCTCTTTGATGTAGCGGACATCTTATCCCACGACCCGGATGGCAGACCTTGTTTTGATAATCGCGATGGAGTAAGTTACCAGACAGAAAACTATCCTGATGATGGTGTAGATCTGGCTGCAATTTGTCCTCATTATACAACAGAGACCGAAGGAGGACATTTGGGTTCTGCTTCTGCAGGAGGGGTACGGGTCGCAAAAGCCTTTTGGGTCCTGATGGCCAAACTAGCCGGTTGGAAAGGTATTTCCACAAAAACAAAAGAAATAAAAAATAGCGGCCTACTCATTTATCCAAATCCTGCTGCAAACTATTTTTATATAAGGAATTTATTTTCAGCAAGCAATGATCAAAAAATAACGTTGACCATTCAAACTCTTGAAGGAAAAACCCTAATGACAAAAGTATTGCAAAATCAGGATCAAAATAATGAAACAGAATATAGAATTCCTCTGCAGAATATCCCTAATGGATACTATTTAATCGATCTGTTAAAGGATGGAACCCATTATTTACACAAACAGGTAATCTGTCGGTAA
- a CDS encoding energy transducer TonB yields the protein MRYFIFALLCILLQSAAFTFNPLYAQSQNEDSVGYLADTLVVTNPKSGLEETLISKTIIYNKGGVPPVFKSCLKDPNPRECNKKILKEWKYNRMNYPEAAKAQKIQGFVYAKYVVDASGNIVRPEILQGLGGGCNEEVLKFISSLPPYAPGKRNGFAVAYELKLEVNFENLNSISVNPDFSDQNMVKENQDSVGFIIDTIYSMDSITGYEEVRIVYEDVYNKADVEPIFKSCGNDPDPKECSKKLLLDSMYRIIKYPDTARAQKIQGVVYVKYIVNTQGKIVSPRITRGLGGGCDEEVLRFLAMLPPYIPAKRKGINVAYEINLPIKFILKK from the coding sequence ATGAGATACTTTATTTTCGCTCTACTATGCATCCTCTTACAATCTGCCGCTTTCACATTTAATCCATTGTACGCCCAATCCCAAAATGAAGACAGTGTAGGCTACCTCGCAGATACTCTTGTGGTTACCAATCCAAAAAGTGGTCTGGAGGAAACACTGATTTCCAAAACCATCATTTACAATAAAGGAGGTGTGCCACCTGTTTTTAAAAGTTGTCTAAAGGATCCTAATCCAAGGGAATGCAATAAAAAAATTCTAAAGGAATGGAAATACAATAGGATGAATTATCCGGAAGCTGCAAAAGCTCAGAAAATACAGGGTTTTGTTTATGCCAAGTATGTCGTGGATGCAAGTGGAAACATCGTCCGACCTGAAATACTTCAAGGCCTTGGAGGGGGTTGTAATGAGGAAGTGCTCAAATTTATTTCTTCCCTGCCACCCTATGCACCCGGCAAAAGAAATGGATTTGCGGTAGCTTATGAACTTAAGCTTGAAGTGAATTTTGAAAACCTGAATTCGATATCTGTAAATCCTGATTTTTCTGATCAAAATATGGTTAAAGAAAATCAGGATAGTGTGGGATTTATCATAGACACTATATATTCAATGGACAGTATTACCGGATATGAAGAAGTACGAATTGTATATGAAGATGTATACAACAAAGCGGATGTGGAACCAATTTTTAAATCCTGCGGAAATGACCCTGATCCAAAAGAGTGCAGTAAAAAACTATTGCTGGATTCCATGTACAGGATCATTAAATATCCGGATACAGCCAGAGCACAAAAAATTCAAGGGGTGGTTTATGTAAAATACATTGTAAATACCCAGGGAAAAATAGTTTCACCAAGAATAACCCGGGGACTTGGTGGAGGCTGTGATGAAGAGGTCCTGCGTTTTCTCGCGATGCTGCCTCCATACATTCCAGCTAAAAGAAAAGGGATAAATGTTGCCTATGAAATCAACCTCCCGATCAAGTTTATTCTAAAAAAATAA
- a CDS encoding PQQ-binding-like beta-propeller repeat protein, whose amino-acid sequence MNYYTVIINKCGMMEIRRRRWQSYLKQIHTEHFLLPRSIKMMKFLYLFIILAIYACDHEESSYPDPPPGGSGKLEMKLVWQSFLNDSIKSTFSISPILFEYKVIASKAILFSKYNEELVAFSQDSGKFLWNWSDHHPGRFEKGDVGFLDTYHQLAFGKFYLFKDFYLYGIDLSSGKTIWSKQNNSAYGINYFTNYNPLCLSTIINNDRSVNIDILNVANGDQNQIYKIDLPNEKGIYPNISAPVMWFDSRGDTILIFKTGTWGSRQSINLVCYNLSAKTTNWEILDMDPKIFGSAFPPYIQDNLIFFTSMKTLFCVDKNTGKLIWKKVFSDKSGGLYLAESNLVFDETNVYLMVGNGNLVSLDKRTGNQNWLTDINGLAIGGIIYSEGKIIFSNRTLYIFEASSGKKLLEYNSLNQGKVFPDTYISDPTYDPVTKRIYFSDGYFLQCFQLIE is encoded by the coding sequence ATGAACTATTATACAGTAATCATCAACAAATGCGGAATGATGGAAATACGAAGAAGGAGATGGCAAAGTTACTTGAAACAAATACATACGGAACATTTTTTATTACCCAGAAGCATTAAAATGATGAAATTTCTATACTTATTTATTATTTTAGCAATATATGCTTGTGACCATGAAGAGTCATCATATCCAGATCCTCCCCCGGGAGGATCTGGAAAACTTGAAATGAAATTGGTTTGGCAAAGTTTTCTGAATGATTCAATAAAATCAACATTTTCTATTTCACCAATTCTATTTGAATATAAGGTAATTGCCTCTAAAGCAATATTATTTAGTAAGTATAATGAGGAATTAGTTGCCTTTTCTCAGGATTCGGGTAAATTTTTATGGAATTGGTCAGATCATCATCCGGGAAGATTTGAGAAGGGAGATGTAGGATTTCTAGATACTTATCATCAATTGGCTTTTGGGAAATTTTATCTATTCAAGGATTTTTACTTGTATGGAATTGATTTAAGTTCTGGCAAAACTATATGGTCTAAGCAGAATAACTCAGCCTATGGTATCAATTATTTTACGAATTACAATCCACTATGTCTTTCGACTATTATAAATAATGATCGATCAGTTAATATAGATATTTTAAATGTCGCGAATGGTGATCAAAATCAAATTTATAAAATTGACCTGCCAAATGAAAAAGGTATATATCCAAATATATCGGCTCCAGTAATGTGGTTTGATTCAAGAGGAGATACTATTTTAATATTTAAGACGGGAACGTGGGGAAGTAGACAAAGTATCAATTTGGTATGTTATAATTTATCTGCAAAAACAACAAATTGGGAAATTCTTGATATGGATCCGAAAATTTTTGGAAGTGCATTTCCTCCTTACATCCAGGACAATTTAATATTTTTTACAAGTATGAAGACTTTGTTCTGTGTGGACAAGAATACAGGTAAATTGATTTGGAAAAAAGTATTTTCTGATAAATCCGGAGGGCTTTATTTAGCTGAGTCGAATTTAGTCTTTGATGAAACCAATGTTTATCTTATGGTAGGCAATGGAAACCTCGTGTCACTCGACAAAAGGACTGGTAATCAAAATTGGTTAACCGATATTAATGGTCTAGCAATTGGCGGGATAATTTATAGTGAAGGTAAAATCATTTTTTCTAACAGAACGCTTTACATTTTCGAAGCCTCAAGTGGAAAAAAGTTATTGGAGTATAATTCACTAAATCAAGGAAAAGTATTTCCAGATACTTATATTAGTGACCCAACATATGATCCGGTGACCAAACGAATTTACTTCAGCGATGGTTATTTTCTGCAGTGTTTTCAATTGATTGAGTGA
- a CDS encoding NAD(P)/FAD-dependent oxidoreductase, with protein sequence MPLNIPQSTKPRLVIIGAGFAGFTLARKLAGKDYQIVLLDKNNYHQFQPLYYQVAMSGLEPSSICFPLRRSFQDEKDFYVRVAEVNKILPEENKIETSMGIIRYDLLVLGMGAKTNYYGNAEFEANSIPLKSVSESLFLRNQILSDLEKAVMSPEGTDLSPLLDIVIVGGGPTGVELAGALAEMKQHVIPKDYPDLDAKKMHIHLIQGADRLLPGMSLKSSDKAKSDLEQLGVILYLDQQVKNISDGKVILDNGFCINANKVIWAAGVSASAIPGLPESSISRSGRILTDEYCRVRDTKDIFAIGDLALVKAQKFPNGHPQVAPAALQQAKWLAGYLSKKISTPFEYFDKGSMATIGRHKAVVDVAGRHISGFFAWIIWLFVHIYYLIGVKNKIIVLLNWIWGYIFYDQALRLLIKPKTTKKELV encoded by the coding sequence GTGCCACTCAACATTCCACAAAGTACCAAACCAAGACTCGTCATCATCGGTGCCGGATTCGCCGGATTCACCTTAGCACGAAAACTTGCCGGTAAAGACTATCAGATTGTTCTGCTGGACAAAAATAATTACCATCAATTTCAACCGCTTTATTACCAGGTGGCCATGTCCGGTCTGGAACCCAGTTCGATTTGCTTCCCACTGAGAAGAAGTTTTCAGGATGAAAAGGACTTTTATGTAAGAGTCGCCGAAGTAAATAAAATACTTCCGGAGGAAAATAAAATAGAAACCTCCATGGGCATTATCCGATACGACCTACTTGTATTGGGCATGGGTGCCAAAACAAATTACTACGGTAATGCAGAATTTGAAGCCAACAGCATTCCTTTGAAATCTGTTTCTGAATCTCTATTTCTCAGAAATCAAATACTATCTGATCTTGAAAAAGCAGTAATGAGTCCCGAAGGCACCGATCTTTCGCCTTTGTTGGACATTGTCATTGTGGGCGGGGGACCAACCGGAGTTGAACTCGCAGGTGCATTAGCAGAAATGAAGCAACACGTGATTCCGAAAGATTATCCGGATCTGGATGCAAAAAAAATGCATATCCATTTGATTCAGGGCGCGGACAGGCTTTTGCCGGGAATGTCTTTAAAGTCTTCTGACAAAGCCAAGAGTGATTTGGAGCAACTTGGTGTCATACTTTATTTAGACCAACAGGTAAAAAATATTTCTGATGGTAAGGTTATTTTGGATAATGGCTTTTGCATAAACGCGAATAAAGTGATTTGGGCTGCTGGCGTAAGCGCATCTGCTATACCCGGTCTGCCTGAATCCTCAATTTCCCGGAGTGGCAGAATTCTTACCGATGAATATTGCAGAGTTAGGGATACGAAAGATATTTTCGCAATAGGTGATCTCGCACTGGTTAAAGCACAAAAATTTCCGAACGGACATCCTCAGGTAGCCCCCGCAGCCTTACAGCAAGCCAAATGGCTGGCCGGCTACTTGAGCAAAAAAATATCCACACCTTTCGAATATTTCGACAAAGGTAGTATGGCAACCATTGGGCGACATAAAGCGGTTGTGGACGTTGCAGGAAGACACATTAGTGGTTTCTTTGCCTGGATAATATGGTTGTTTGTCCATATCTACTATTTGATTGGTGTCAAAAATAAAATTATCGTATTGCTCAATTGGATCTGGGGATATATTTTCTATGATCAGGCTTTACGCTTGCTGATCAAACCAAAAACTACGAAAAAAGAATTGGTTTAG
- a CDS encoding BrxA/BrxB family bacilliredoxin, with product MYPIELVRPMAQELNQVGFESLNSPEEVAQKLQGNQGTTLLVVNSVCGCAAANARPGVRIALGQEKKPDHLVTVFAGVDTAATAKAREFLLPYPPSSPAIALIKDGKLVHMLERHHIEGRSAQMIADNLVSAFNMYCN from the coding sequence ATGTACCCAATAGAACTAGTTAGGCCAATGGCTCAGGAATTAAATCAGGTTGGATTTGAAAGTCTTAACAGCCCTGAAGAAGTAGCTCAAAAATTACAAGGTAATCAAGGCACCACCTTGCTTGTAGTTAATTCAGTATGCGGATGCGCAGCAGCAAATGCTCGTCCTGGGGTCAGAATAGCGCTTGGCCAGGAAAAGAAACCAGATCATCTGGTTACTGTTTTTGCAGGTGTGGATACTGCAGCTACAGCTAAAGCTCGCGAATTCTTATTGCCTTATCCTCCATCCTCTCCTGCGATTGCATTGATAAAAGATGGAAAATTGGTTCATATGTTGGAGCGTCACCACATCGAAGGTAGGTCTGCACAAATGATAGCCGACAACCTTGTTTCTGCTTTTAATATGTATTGCAATTAA
- a CDS encoding TlpA family protein disulfide reductase — translation MKFIAFLFLSVLTAHYSFCQPPSPAKQSPVLYTETARPEDKIQKFFPYDIKLKNAEGKEFMSSQLFKKNGKPTVLLFWLTTCGPCKMEMEAIKNKYESWSKESKFNFFAISTDWSHNTEKFVERVKTSGWPFAAYHDFNQEFKYVMPGGLNGLPQVFVLNKKGEVVFHKRKYMPGDEDKLFEEIKKL, via the coding sequence ATGAAATTTATTGCTTTCTTGTTTTTAAGCGTTTTGACTGCACATTACTCTTTCTGTCAACCTCCTTCTCCTGCAAAACAAAGCCCAGTCTTATATACGGAAACTGCCAGACCGGAAGATAAAATTCAGAAATTTTTTCCATACGACATCAAACTTAAAAATGCCGAAGGAAAAGAATTCATGTCCTCCCAATTATTTAAGAAAAATGGAAAACCAACTGTTCTACTCTTTTGGCTGACCACCTGCGGACCTTGCAAAATGGAAATGGAAGCCATCAAAAATAAATACGAATCCTGGTCAAAAGAATCAAAATTCAACTTTTTTGCCATATCCACTGACTGGAGCCACAATACTGAAAAATTTGTGGAACGTGTAAAAACCTCCGGTTGGCCCTTTGCGGCTTACCATGATTTTAATCAGGAATTCAAGTATGTGATGCCAGGTGGTTTAAATGGACTTCCCCAGGTTTTTGTATTGAATAAAAAAGGTGAGGTTGTCTTTCATAAAAGAAAATACATGCCCGGTGATGAAGACAAACTGTTCGAAGAAATAAAGAAACTCTAA